The following are from one region of the Aquirufa lenticrescens genome:
- the uvrA gene encoding excinuclease ABC subunit UvrA has protein sequence MNSPQAKHNIENCDPKTHIIIKGARVHNLKGVDVAIPRNELVVITGLSGSGKSSLAFDTLFAEGQRMYVESLNSYARQFLGRMEKPAVDYIKGVSPAIAIEQKVNTKNPRSTVGTTTEIYDYLKLLFARIGRTISPVSGQEVRKDSVSHIVDFIAQNDGKKVLILAPLVHHEDRSLENECQLLIQKGYSRLKFQEEIIALEELVEDSAHLQKLAKKPAEIAILIDRLVSKKEDEETQFRVGDSVQTAYFEGEGVCWIEIEGRKRDVFSNKFELDGMVFEEPSLNLFSFNNPYGACRNCEGYGKVLGLDPDLVFPDHDLSIYEGAIAPWRSERMSEWLSPLLRNGVQFDFPIHRPYKDLSAAEKKVLWTGNKYFAGLTQFFDHLEKETYKIQYRVMLSRYRGKTNCPECQGSRLRMDAGYVKIAGTSLVDLVLWPLSKTKAFFEKLELNEHDQQVSRRILIEINNRLEYMDRVGLGYLTLNRLSSTLSGGEFQRIKLATSLGSALVGSMYILDEPSIGLHPRDTERLISVLLMLKEMGNTVIVVEHEEEVMRAADQIIDIGPEAGRHGGNLIFQGNLKEALADKTTDSHTLRFLSGQDRIEVPYFRRKPLAHIEITGASENNLKNVDVAIPLGIMTVVTGVSGSGKSTLIRKILYPAMLRLLQQGTEETGKFREIKGSTNKIASIEMVDQQPIGKSSRSNPVTYIKAYDAIRALYSELPVAKARGYKPAHFSFNVEGGRCEVCQGEGEITIEMQFMADIKLPCESCGGSRFKQEILDVKFQDKNISEILDLTVEEAVEFFRDKQPRIADKIDPLFQVGLGYIKLGQSSNSLSGGEAQRVKLASFLGKGNPNKGKTLFIFDEPTTGLHFHDIKKLLKAMNDLVEQGDSVVIIEHNMEVIKCADHIIDLGPEGGENGGYITFQGTPEEMKGLKNNPTAHYLSQKL, from the coding sequence ATGAACTCCCCACAGGCTAAGCATAACATCGAAAATTGTGATCCGAAAACGCATATCATCATTAAAGGTGCGCGCGTGCACAATTTGAAAGGAGTGGATGTGGCAATTCCGCGAAATGAACTTGTTGTCATCACAGGTTTGTCGGGATCCGGGAAGTCGTCTTTAGCTTTCGATACGCTTTTTGCAGAGGGCCAAAGAATGTACGTGGAAAGCCTCAACAGCTACGCACGCCAATTCTTGGGGCGGATGGAAAAGCCAGCGGTGGATTATATCAAAGGTGTTTCTCCGGCAATCGCGATTGAACAAAAGGTCAACACAAAGAACCCGCGTTCCACTGTCGGTACTACGACGGAGATTTACGATTATTTAAAATTACTTTTTGCCCGCATTGGCCGCACCATTTCTCCGGTTTCCGGACAGGAAGTACGCAAAGATTCGGTCTCCCATATTGTAGATTTTATTGCCCAAAACGATGGCAAGAAAGTGCTTATTCTAGCTCCGCTCGTTCACCACGAAGACAGAAGCCTAGAAAACGAATGTCAATTACTTATCCAGAAAGGCTATTCCCGTCTAAAATTCCAAGAAGAGATTATTGCTTTGGAGGAATTAGTGGAGGATTCGGCTCATTTACAAAAGCTCGCGAAAAAACCTGCCGAAATCGCGATTTTGATCGACCGTTTGGTCTCTAAAAAAGAAGACGAAGAAACGCAATTCCGCGTAGGTGATTCGGTACAAACAGCTTATTTCGAAGGAGAAGGCGTTTGTTGGATTGAAATCGAGGGACGGAAAAGGGATGTCTTCTCGAATAAATTCGAATTGGATGGGATGGTTTTTGAGGAGCCGAGTTTAAACTTGTTCTCCTTCAATAATCCCTACGGCGCATGCCGTAATTGCGAGGGATACGGAAAAGTGCTGGGTTTAGATCCGGATTTGGTTTTCCCTGATCACGACTTATCAATCTACGAAGGAGCTATTGCCCCTTGGCGAAGTGAGCGAATGAGCGAGTGGTTAAGTCCCCTATTACGTAATGGGGTACAATTCGATTTTCCCATCCACCGTCCCTACAAGGATTTAAGTGCGGCGGAGAAGAAAGTATTATGGACTGGGAATAAGTATTTTGCGGGACTGACTCAATTCTTCGACCACCTCGAAAAAGAGACCTATAAAATCCAATACCGGGTGATGCTTTCGCGTTACCGTGGCAAAACAAATTGCCCGGAATGCCAAGGCTCGCGTTTGCGGATGGATGCGGGTTATGTTAAGATTGCGGGCACATCCTTAGTTGATTTGGTGCTTTGGCCCTTATCAAAAACGAAGGCTTTCTTCGAAAAATTGGAGCTAAACGAACATGACCAACAAGTTTCTAGACGTATTTTAATCGAGATAAACAACCGCTTGGAATATATGGACCGAGTGGGCTTAGGGTATTTGACACTAAATCGCCTCAGCTCGACCTTATCCGGTGGCGAATTTCAACGCATTAAATTAGCGACTTCACTAGGCAGCGCCCTGGTAGGTTCGATGTATATTTTAGATGAACCGAGCATCGGCTTGCATCCACGGGATACAGAACGATTGATTTCGGTCTTGTTGATGTTGAAAGAGATGGGAAACACGGTCATCGTCGTGGAACACGAAGAAGAAGTGATGCGTGCAGCGGATCAGATTATTGACATCGGTCCGGAGGCAGGACGCCACGGTGGCAATTTGATCTTTCAAGGGAATTTAAAAGAGGCTTTGGCGGACAAAACTACCGACAGCCATACCTTGCGTTTCTTAAGTGGCCAGGATCGAATCGAGGTGCCCTACTTTAGACGCAAGCCTTTGGCCCACATCGAAATTACGGGTGCTTCAGAGAATAATTTAAAGAATGTAGACGTCGCGATCCCATTAGGCATTATGACCGTCGTGACGGGCGTCAGTGGCTCTGGAAAATCAACGTTGATACGGAAAATTTTGTACCCGGCGATGCTTCGTTTATTGCAACAAGGCACAGAGGAAACCGGTAAATTCCGCGAAATTAAAGGTAGTACAAACAAAATTGCGAGTATCGAAATGGTCGATCAACAGCCGATCGGCAAATCGTCTCGCTCGAATCCCGTGACCTATATTAAGGCCTACGATGCGATCAGAGCCTTGTATTCGGAATTACCCGTGGCTAAAGCGCGTGGCTACAAACCCGCCCATTTCTCTTTCAACGTAGAAGGTGGACGCTGCGAAGTTTGCCAAGGAGAGGGAGAAATCACCATTGAAATGCAATTCATGGCAGACATCAAGCTGCCGTGCGAATCTTGTGGAGGCTCGCGCTTTAAGCAGGAAATTTTGGACGTCAAATTCCAGGATAAAAATATCTCAGAAATCCTCGATTTAACCGTCGAAGAGGCAGTGGAGTTCTTCCGCGATAAACAACCGCGCATTGCTGATAAAATCGATCCGCTCTTCCAAGTAGGCTTGGGCTACATCAAATTAGGACAATCTTCGAACTCGCTTTCGGGCGGCGAAGCGCAGCGCGTGAAATTAGCCAGCTTTTTAGGCAAAGGGAACCCGAACAAAGGCAAAACCTTATTTATATTTGACGAACCTACCACGGGTCTTCACTTCCATGACATTAAAAAGCTGTTAAAGGCTATGAATGATTTAGTGGAACAAGGAGATTCGGTAGTGATCATCGAGCACAATATGGAGGTGATTAAATGCGCTGACCACATCATTGATTTAGGTCCGGAGGGAGGCGAAAATGGGGGCTATATTACCTTCCAAGGTACTCCCGAGGAGATGAAAGGCCTGAAAAACAACCCGACCGCTCATTATTTAAGCCAAAAACTGTAA
- a CDS encoding PorP/SprF family type IX secretion system membrane protein, which yields MWTRLSIFFYFILSLNAFSLSAQDPQLSQNLANPLLNSPAFAGLQDQNKVYLTHRNQWPNQSANYQYSAAALELSLGKINSGLGLLFSSDKQFSSLQTNSLSLQYAYHANLNETTLLSMGIQGSGVFRSLDYSHLTYGDQLGSFLVNGTLGNTFDPLATQFVSRTSYLDLSAGILINDVDYWLGASVHHLNQPNQSLIRSSDDLITPKYALMGGFSTSLTEHSSLKPAVYVKNQGTFSQLDLGTYLQLDPIVLGVWYRGLPLNKQTAKSASSRESIIGLIGIQNNRYSFGYSYDFTVSGLGAGSGGAHELSFSYVLYWDFGQRKSYQRYRQSFACPKF from the coding sequence ATGTGGACTCGTTTATCCATTTTTTTCTATTTCATATTGTCACTGAATGCTTTTTCGCTCTCAGCGCAAGATCCACAATTATCTCAAAACCTAGCCAACCCCTTACTTAATTCCCCCGCCTTCGCTGGTTTACAAGATCAAAACAAAGTCTATTTAACCCATCGAAACCAATGGCCGAACCAATCAGCTAATTACCAATATTCTGCTGCGGCTCTAGAGCTAAGTTTGGGAAAAATAAATAGTGGGCTAGGTCTTCTTTTCTCTTCAGATAAGCAATTTTCAAGTCTTCAAACCAATTCTTTAAGCCTTCAATATGCTTATCACGCAAATTTGAATGAGACAACCTTACTTTCTATGGGAATACAAGGTTCAGGCGTATTTCGAAGTTTAGATTACAGCCATTTAACCTATGGCGATCAACTGGGGTCTTTTTTAGTAAATGGTACGCTTGGAAATACCTTTGATCCACTTGCCACCCAATTTGTGAGCCGAACTAGCTACTTAGATCTTTCAGCAGGTATTCTCATAAATGATGTGGATTACTGGCTTGGCGCCTCTGTTCACCATCTTAATCAACCTAATCAATCCCTTATTCGATCGAGTGATGATCTAATCACCCCAAAATATGCATTAATGGGAGGATTTAGCACATCATTAACAGAACATAGTAGCTTAAAACCAGCTGTCTACGTTAAAAATCAAGGTACTTTTAGCCAATTAGACTTAGGAACTTACCTGCAATTAGACCCAATTGTACTGGGTGTTTGGTACCGTGGGTTACCTTTAAATAAACAAACCGCAAAATCTGCCTCAAGTCGGGAATCCATCATCGGACTCATCGGCATTCAAAATAATCGGTACTCGTTTGGCTATTCCTATGATTTTACGGTTTCAGGATTAGGCGCAGGCTCCGGCGGAGCCCACGAGTTAAGCTTCTCTTATGTATTATACTGGGATTTTGGCCAAAGAAAATCCTACCAACGCTACCGCCAAAGCTTCGCTTGTCCGAAGTTTTAG
- a CDS encoding amidophosphoribosyltransferase translates to MSDSIKHECGIALIRLRKPFQYYLDKYNSPTYGLGKLYLMMEKQVNRGQDGAGVANIKINVKPGHRYISRYRSVEPQAVADIFGKINKKFAKAHKLAKSVKRETGIDAVHDADWWQENVAFTGEVLLGHLRYGTHGQNEIENCHPMLRQNNWRSRNLVMAGNFNMTNVDDLFDKLVSLGQHPKEKVDTVTVMEKIGHFLDEENQRQFGKYKDQYENPELSDIIAQEIDLKRVLERSCKDFDGGYAMVGMTGYGASFVARDPAGIRPAYYYVDEEVAVVASEKQAIKTSFNCAYDQIKEITPGHALIIDIDGNVKEVPFIDRLEQKSCSFERIYFSRGSDPDIYHERKKLGQLLIPQILSEVNHDLKNTVFSYIPNTAETAFLGMIDGLEDHLAKERKNAIMEGILFEEELEELLTFRPRVEKLISKDVKVRTFITSDDQRDDMVAHVYDTTYEVIHKEVDSVVIIDDSIVRGTTLEKSILKLLDKLSPKKIVIVSSAPQIRYPDCYGIDMSKMKEFVAFRAALALLQERGLENILDEVNLRCLNALENGTAAEENFVKAIYAPFTDEEISNKIAEIVRPKGLKAELSIVYQTVANLNVACPDHLGDWYFTGNFPTPGGNQVVNKAFVNFMKGIEVRAY, encoded by the coding sequence ATGTCTGATTCTATTAAGCACGAATGCGGAATTGCCCTCATCCGCCTACGAAAGCCTTTTCAGTACTACTTAGACAAATACAATTCCCCTACTTACGGCCTCGGCAAACTTTATCTGATGATGGAGAAGCAAGTCAACAGGGGACAAGATGGAGCCGGGGTGGCAAACATCAAAATCAACGTAAAACCAGGGCATCGTTACATTTCCAGATACCGTTCGGTAGAGCCGCAAGCAGTGGCAGATATTTTTGGAAAAATCAATAAGAAATTCGCAAAAGCACACAAACTCGCAAAATCCGTCAAGCGCGAAACTGGCATTGATGCCGTTCACGACGCAGACTGGTGGCAAGAAAATGTCGCTTTCACGGGTGAAGTGCTATTAGGACACTTGCGCTACGGAACGCACGGTCAAAACGAGATCGAAAACTGCCACCCGATGTTGCGTCAAAACAATTGGAGAAGCCGTAACCTCGTCATGGCGGGTAATTTCAATATGACGAATGTGGACGATTTATTCGATAAATTGGTTTCCCTAGGTCAACACCCGAAAGAGAAAGTGGATACGGTTACCGTGATGGAAAAGATCGGTCACTTTTTAGACGAAGAGAATCAACGCCAATTTGGCAAATACAAAGACCAATACGAGAACCCAGAATTATCTGACATCATTGCCCAAGAAATTGACTTGAAACGCGTTTTAGAGCGTTCTTGCAAAGATTTTGATGGTGGATATGCGATGGTAGGAATGACCGGTTATGGCGCCTCTTTTGTGGCGCGTGACCCTGCGGGAATTCGTCCAGCCTACTATTATGTAGATGAGGAAGTAGCGGTGGTGGCTTCTGAAAAGCAAGCGATTAAAACCTCCTTCAACTGCGCCTACGATCAAATCAAGGAGATTACTCCGGGCCATGCCCTGATCATTGACATAGATGGTAATGTAAAAGAAGTACCTTTCATCGACCGTTTGGAGCAAAAATCCTGTTCATTCGAACGCATCTATTTCTCACGCGGATCCGATCCAGATATCTACCACGAGCGTAAAAAACTAGGCCAGCTATTGATTCCTCAAATTTTGAGTGAAGTTAATCACGACCTGAAGAATACGGTATTCTCGTACATCCCTAACACGGCAGAAACTGCCTTTTTAGGAATGATTGATGGCTTAGAGGACCATTTGGCCAAAGAACGTAAGAATGCCATCATGGAAGGCATCCTTTTCGAAGAAGAATTAGAAGAATTACTGACCTTCCGCCCACGGGTGGAAAAGTTAATTTCCAAAGACGTAAAAGTGCGTACTTTCATCACTTCTGATGATCAACGCGACGATATGGTGGCGCACGTGTATGACACGACCTACGAGGTTATCCATAAAGAAGTCGATTCAGTGGTCATTATCGATGATTCCATCGTTCGCGGAACCACTCTGGAAAAAAGTATCCTGAAATTATTGGATAAATTATCCCCTAAGAAAATCGTTATCGTTTCTTCTGCTCCACAAATTCGCTACCCAGATTGCTACGGTATCGATATGTCGAAAATGAAGGAATTCGTTGCCTTCCGTGCTGCTTTAGCTCTTTTGCAAGAACGCGGCTTAGAAAACATTTTAGACGAAGTGAATTTACGTTGCTTGAACGCCCTAGAAAATGGAACTGCCGCGGAAGAAAACTTCGTCAAAGCGATTTATGCGCCGTTCACAGACGAAGAAATCTCCAATAAAATCGCTGAAATTGTGCGTCCAAAAGGCCTAAAAGCAGAACTTTCGATCGTTTATCAAACGGTAGCGAATTTGAATGTAGCCTGCCCGGATCACTTAGGCGATTGGTATTTCACGGGTAACTTCCCTACACCGGGTGGTAACCAAGTAGTGAATAAAGCCTTTGTGAATTTTATGAAAGGTATCGAGGTTCGCGCGTATTAA
- a CDS encoding ribonucleoside-diphosphate reductase small subunit — protein MSTIAVEPLLVEDPNRFVLFPIKHDDIWQFYKKAEASFWTAEEIDLSQDIADWKKMNDGERHFVSHVLAFFAASDGIVNENLANNFLKEVQYAEAKCFYGFQIMMENIHSETYSLLIDTYINDPKEKDHLLRAIETIDCVKKKADWALKWIESDNFVERLISFAAVEGIFFSGSFCSIFWLKKRGLMPGLSFSNELISRDEGLHCDFACLLYADHIKNKLSQERIYEIILDAVEIEKEFVTVALPVSLIGMNAEMMCQYIDFVADRLLVSLGCKKHYNATNPFDFMEMISLQGKTNFFEKRVAEYQKSGVMSDKDSMSFSLDEDF, from the coding sequence ATGTCAACGATAGCAGTAGAACCCTTATTGGTTGAGGATCCCAACCGTTTTGTGCTTTTTCCGATTAAGCACGATGATATTTGGCAATTTTATAAGAAGGCGGAAGCGTCTTTCTGGACAGCAGAAGAAATCGATTTATCGCAAGATATCGCTGACTGGAAAAAGATGAACGATGGCGAGCGCCACTTCGTATCACATGTTTTGGCATTCTTCGCTGCATCGGATGGTATCGTGAATGAAAATTTAGCGAATAACTTCCTAAAAGAAGTTCAATATGCTGAGGCTAAGTGTTTCTACGGTTTCCAAATCATGATGGAAAACATTCACTCAGAAACCTATTCTCTTTTAATCGATACCTACATTAACGACCCGAAAGAAAAAGATCATTTATTGCGTGCCATTGAGACTATCGATTGCGTAAAGAAAAAGGCGGATTGGGCGTTGAAATGGATCGAGTCAGATAATTTCGTAGAGCGTCTAATTTCGTTCGCAGCAGTAGAAGGTATTTTCTTCTCAGGTTCATTCTGCTCTATTTTCTGGTTAAAGAAACGCGGTTTAATGCCAGGTCTTTCGTTCTCGAATGAATTGATCTCGCGTGACGAAGGTTTACACTGTGATTTCGCTTGTTTATTATATGCAGATCACATCAAAAATAAATTATCTCAAGAGCGTATCTACGAAATCATTTTAGATGCAGTAGAGATTGAAAAAGAATTCGTAACGGTAGCATTGCCCGTTTCCCTAATCGGTATGAATGCAGAAATGATGTGTCAATACATTGATTTCGTGGCTGACCGCTTATTAGTATCTTTAGGATGCAAGAAGCATTACAATGCGACAAATCCATTCGACTTTATGGAGATGATCTCTTTACAAGGAAAAACAAACTTCTTCGAGAAGCGTGTGGCGGAATACCAAAAATCAGGCGTAATGTCTGACAAGGATTCGATGTCATTCTCATTAGATGAAGACTTTTAG
- a CDS encoding T9SS type B sorting domain-containing protein: MYRILFFLFVSLSTIAQVPRMIEVRNNCINQCNNCTDAPAGTVFEIRDVYPANATYLWDFGEAGATSNARTGVYQYCNPGTKKVSLTVTSGGTTTVYGPQDVKIGALPDFILGKDANDTTLMICKGDPVVLNAFGTVSKPAFPIGVSWFPKGQTTDTIRVSESGCYSVVVTDLSSGCAAEAKMEVKICGEKPKAGGEDGWNFGTNVSLKFTGGSSTPTAARGPMRTPEGVAKMTDENNDLIFYTNGSRVYAKDNSLVAQGLNGDTTQIQGVAILPKTTCKGCQAEYYIFTMRRNAAGQNQVYYSIYDRKLNGGKGGVSIKNQFLSPAPAAERLGIAVGGGDYYWLQTQDIDSTILRTFKVSKAGISAPIESSAKTPVKGPTASSHFSRDGKVLAIAYVSPPSNQVDIYDFDVATGKTTFRYRIPLANSPYGVEFSADGKIVYASVNAGPNAQIWQYSIASKDSSAMQKSKSLLWSGPGKIGALQGDPSSGSIIYAAFQGSSSLGKIVNPDISLKDSTRTVRASFVRNGLNLGTGTTSGLGLPLSIVLTPKPSSTPSIQQSCDGTTYHFKVSQDLCDPIKNDRLDWKIYRSTLDPTRNADGLLVPLNPAGTLLYSYTGTEMTYEFKQAGDYVVTVAISNACLTNYMLDASAYHVELLDPFVLPTSYTFICKEDGRIGPTSVPPVAAFTYQWSTGESSRFITVPKPSGNYTLEIKEEASGCSIKKETQVNFTTNPLAVKKADGIICNDQPLSPYIVPITPTPSNLQVSWQANPGIVSGWNSKDLQINRSGIYPFTLRDSDGCELKDSVKIDDKCDAVLIAPTVFTPNGDGHNDVFEPSYNWNELNSTYPKSRTKVLSLEIYNRWGEQLYSTKGPTFAWDGMYNGAKVPQETYAYIIRYQAIDYPEKGVQEKRGAVVVVY; the protein is encoded by the coding sequence ATGTACCGGATCTTGTTTTTTCTTTTTGTTTCGCTGTCGACGATTGCTCAAGTTCCCAGAATGATTGAGGTTAGAAACAATTGTATCAACCAATGCAATAATTGTACAGATGCGCCTGCCGGAACGGTATTCGAAATTCGGGATGTGTATCCGGCGAATGCGACCTATTTGTGGGATTTTGGAGAGGCGGGTGCAACCTCTAATGCAAGAACTGGAGTGTATCAATATTGTAATCCTGGAACGAAGAAAGTTTCCTTGACAGTGACATCTGGCGGTACAACCACCGTTTATGGACCGCAGGATGTGAAAATTGGAGCCTTGCCTGATTTTATTTTGGGTAAAGATGCAAATGACACGACCCTAATGATTTGTAAAGGTGATCCGGTGGTGTTGAATGCGTTTGGGACTGTTTCTAAGCCCGCATTTCCGATAGGTGTTTCCTGGTTTCCGAAAGGTCAGACGACGGATACTATTCGCGTCTCGGAATCAGGATGCTATTCGGTAGTTGTTACAGACTTAAGTTCAGGTTGTGCAGCAGAGGCTAAAATGGAGGTGAAGATTTGTGGGGAGAAGCCGAAGGCAGGAGGAGAAGATGGTTGGAATTTTGGCACTAATGTTTCTTTGAAATTTACGGGTGGATCATCCACTCCCACGGCAGCTAGAGGTCCCATGAGAACTCCGGAGGGGGTGGCTAAGATGACAGATGAGAACAATGATTTGATATTCTATACCAATGGTTCTAGGGTCTATGCGAAGGATAATTCCTTGGTCGCGCAAGGACTTAATGGGGACACAACCCAGATTCAAGGGGTCGCTATTCTCCCCAAAACGACTTGCAAAGGCTGTCAAGCAGAGTACTACATTTTTACGATGCGCAGGAATGCCGCTGGACAAAACCAAGTGTATTACAGTATTTACGATCGAAAACTGAATGGGGGAAAGGGCGGAGTCTCGATTAAAAATCAATTTCTGAGTCCGGCTCCTGCGGCAGAGCGATTGGGTATTGCGGTAGGTGGCGGGGATTATTATTGGCTACAAACCCAAGACATTGATTCCACCATTTTGCGAACGTTTAAAGTGTCCAAAGCGGGCATTTCAGCCCCTATCGAATCGAGTGCAAAAACTCCTGTAAAGGGACCAACGGCATCCTCCCATTTTTCTCGGGATGGCAAAGTATTAGCTATCGCCTACGTTAGTCCACCTTCGAATCAGGTAGATATCTATGATTTCGATGTGGCTACTGGAAAAACCACCTTTAGGTACCGAATTCCGTTAGCGAATAGTCCTTATGGGGTGGAGTTTTCGGCAGATGGTAAAATAGTGTATGCCTCAGTGAATGCAGGTCCTAATGCCCAGATTTGGCAGTATTCCATTGCATCAAAAGATTCAAGTGCCATGCAAAAGTCGAAGAGTCTCTTGTGGTCTGGTCCAGGAAAAATAGGGGCTCTTCAGGGAGATCCTTCCAGCGGTTCGATTATTTATGCGGCCTTTCAGGGGAGTTCGAGTTTAGGCAAAATTGTGAATCCGGACATTTCGCTAAAGGACTCCACGCGGACGGTTAGGGCATCTTTTGTTCGGAATGGATTGAATCTAGGGACTGGAACTACGAGTGGTTTGGGCTTGCCTTTGTCCATTGTACTAACGCCAAAGCCTTCTTCGACGCCTAGTATTCAACAAAGTTGCGATGGGACCACCTATCACTTCAAAGTGAGTCAGGATCTGTGTGACCCCATTAAGAATGACCGCTTGGATTGGAAAATTTACCGAAGCACATTAGATCCTACGCGGAATGCAGATGGTTTATTAGTTCCATTGAATCCAGCGGGAACCTTGCTCTATTCCTATACAGGTACCGAAATGACCTATGAATTTAAGCAAGCGGGAGATTACGTGGTCACGGTGGCTATTAGTAATGCGTGTTTGACGAATTATATGCTAGACGCATCCGCTTACCATGTGGAGTTATTGGATCCTTTTGTCCTGCCCACCAGTTATACCTTTATCTGCAAAGAGGATGGGCGAATTGGGCCTACTTCGGTCCCTCCAGTTGCCGCATTTACGTATCAATGGAGTACGGGAGAGTCGTCTCGTTTTATTACTGTGCCTAAGCCGAGCGGAAATTACACCTTAGAAATTAAGGAGGAGGCCTCTGGTTGCTCCATAAAAAAGGAAACCCAGGTGAATTTTACGACGAATCCTTTGGCCGTGAAAAAGGCTGATGGAATTATTTGTAATGATCAACCGCTATCCCCTTATATCGTTCCTATTACCCCAACACCTTCGAATTTGCAGGTTTCTTGGCAGGCTAATCCGGGAATTGTGTCGGGTTGGAATTCAAAAGATTTACAAATTAATCGCAGTGGAATCTATCCGTTTACCTTGCGAGATAGCGATGGCTGTGAGCTAAAAGATAGCGTGAAAATTGATGATAAGTGTGACGCAGTGTTGATCGCTCCTACCGTATTCACCCCGAATGGAGATGGGCATAACGATGTATTTGAGCCTTCCTACAATTGGAATGAGCTGAATTCGACCTATCCTAAGTCGAGAACAAAAGTGCTTTCCTTAGAGATTTACAACCGTTGGGGGGAACAATTATATAGCACGAAAGGGCCTACTTTTGCCTGGGATGGTATGTATAATGGGGCCAAAGTTCCTCAAGAAACATACGCCTATATCATTCGCTACCAAGCGATCGATTATCCGGAAAAGGGAGTGCAGGAAAAACGCGGTGCGGTGGTCGTTGTATATTAA
- a CDS encoding NADH-quinone oxidoreductase subunit N, which yields MSSFTNITQLAERIQSITAGLHLAIPELIVAGTILFSLLIELFLHGKTERFSTSWRYFTCQIPLLLALSLSFQRSELGSTGSFASGLFEANLGSNAINTLILGIGFLLILMNQIHKKSLSFEELTGFLSILLGALLSSLSSNALSLFLSIEFMSMGTYVLVSLRKESSRASLPYILFGLGSSALFIYGISLLYGLTGTLDFTSVDFSRGISVADPYLRGFALGLFAVGLLFKMSWAPFHPWNPDVMENLPASWMTWISTAPKLAIAFVGVRLLPALPVSFVNELAVLAVLTLLVGNLGALGQNNTKRLLAYSSIAHGGFLAMAWFFQPIQALDAILFYGFLYSIASLLVFYLIDEVGADEVKSFAGLGSEKPLPSFFLLTGLVALVGLPPAGTFIAKMTYFSLLWSNYEMTTSIGLLVLLLVAIIVTAISLFYYLKIPFQMYFKKSSEKSNLWKGLTSLEIYSYGLLTAILIASILFPAVLTILWK from the coding sequence ATGTCATCGTTCACAAACATCACTCAGCTCGCAGAAAGAATCCAGTCCATCACGGCCGGATTACACCTAGCGATTCCTGAATTGATCGTGGCGGGAACGATCTTATTTAGTCTATTGATTGAATTATTTTTACATGGCAAAACAGAAAGATTTAGCACCTCATGGCGCTATTTCACCTGCCAAATCCCCCTTTTGTTAGCCTTATCACTCAGCTTTCAACGATCTGAACTAGGTTCAACCGGCTCCTTTGCCTCCGGCTTGTTTGAAGCCAATTTAGGATCGAATGCCATCAATACGCTGATTTTAGGGATTGGATTTTTGCTCATTTTGATGAACCAAATCCACAAAAAATCCCTCAGCTTCGAAGAACTGACCGGTTTTCTTTCCATTTTATTAGGTGCCTTACTGAGCAGTTTAAGTTCAAATGCCCTCAGTTTATTCTTGTCGATTGAGTTCATGTCGATGGGGACTTATGTGTTAGTGAGTCTTCGAAAAGAGTCATCTCGAGCTAGCTTGCCCTATATTTTATTCGGCTTAGGATCTTCAGCACTGTTTATCTACGGAATTTCTCTTCTGTATGGCCTAACAGGTACCTTGGATTTTACGAGTGTAGATTTCTCGCGAGGTATTTCGGTGGCTGATCCTTATTTGCGTGGTTTTGCTTTGGGACTTTTTGCCGTGGGATTGTTGTTTAAGATGTCTTGGGCGCCTTTTCATCCCTGGAATCCAGACGTCATGGAGAATTTACCGGCTTCTTGGATGACTTGGATTTCGACCGCACCTAAGCTAGCGATAGCCTTTGTGGGCGTGCGCTTGTTACCTGCTTTACCGGTTTCTTTTGTGAATGAATTAGCCGTTTTAGCCGTCCTGACCCTGTTAGTAGGTAATTTAGGAGCTTTAGGCCAAAACAACACCAAACGCCTCCTCGCCTATTCCAGCATCGCGCACGGTGGTTTCCTTGCGATGGCTTGGTTCTTCCAACCTATTCAGGCATTAGATGCGATTCTTTTTTACGGTTTCTTGTATAGCATTGCCAGCCTATTGGTTTTTTATCTGATCGACGAAGTCGGAGCGGACGAAGTGAAGTCTTTTGCTGGGCTGGGTTCTGAGAAACCCTTGCCTTCCTTTTTCTTACTCACAGGACTAGTGGCCTTAGTGGGATTACCACCAGCCGGAACCTTTATTGCGAAAATGACCTACTTCAGTTTATTGTGGTCAAATTATGAAATGACGACCTCTATAGGTCTGCTGGTTTTACTCCTTGTAGCCATTATAGTGACGGCCATTTCACTCTTTTATTATTTGAAAATTCCGTTCCAAATGTATTTCAAAAAATCAAGCGAAAAATCGAATCTTTGGAAGGGTTTGACTTCCCTTGAAATCTACTCTTACGGATTATTAACAGCGATTTTGATCGCATCTATCTTATTCCCAGCGGTCTTGACAATCCTTTGGAAATAG